A window of the Tenebrio molitor chromosome 1, icTenMoli1.1, whole genome shotgun sequence genome harbors these coding sequences:
- the LOC138126099 gene encoding histone-lysine N-methyltransferase SETMAR-like, translated as MVEKSLDDDLCQATVFCDWQGILMIDSLDKGSTVTGEYYAKLMHRFRGSIKVKRRGKLTQGVPLLRDNAPVLKSRFSKAAIAECDFVKINHQPYSRDLVPCDYLPFPNLKKTLRGTKLRVDDELRAAVERHFADKPN; from the coding sequence ATGGTCGAAAAATCACTGGATGATGATCTCTGCCAGGCAACTGTTTTTTGTGATTGGCAAGGAATTTTAATGATTGATTCTCTGGATAAGGGTAGTACGGTAACAGGAGAGTATTATGCAAAATTAATGCATCGCTTCAGAGGTTCTATTAAAGTGAAAAGGCGCGGAAAACTGACGCAAGGTGTCCCGTTACTCCGCGACAATGCACCAGTCCTGAAGTCAAGATTTTCAAAAGCTGCCATTGCTGAATGTGACTTCGTAAAAATTAACCATCAGCCTTATAGTCGAGATCTAGTCCCCTGTGACTATTTGCCGTTTCCAAATCTCAAAAAGACCTTAAGGGGAACAAAACTGAGGGTGGATGATGAACTTAGAGCGGCTGTTGAAAGGCATTTTGCAGACAAaccaaattaa